From Chryseobacterium camelliae:
ACAATTATGATCCATATCGGTGATTAGGCAAATGTAATATCAACAAACTCATTACTGTAGAAGCTTAAAATCTAAACCACTCAGTAATAAAAAATGTAACCCTCTATGAAGAAACTGTTTTTACTCTTTTTAACTGCTTTTACCTTATTCAGCTGCAGCTCAGATGATGATACGATTTATGACTTCATAGGAACCTGGTCCGGAAGCTATACCGGAAATGATAAAGGAACCTGGAATATTGTTGTCGCTACCGATGGAAAAGTTACCGGAACCATGCATTCTGATCAGAATAATGAAAATTACAATATTTCAGGGCATCTTACAGAGTCCGGTGAACTGAGTGCCTCAGTAGGACTGCCTTCAGACGGTGAATTCAGAGGAAACTTAGGAAGAGATAAGAACGCAAGTGGTACATGGAGAAATTCAGTACCAAACCCGGACAGGGCTGGTGACTGGACCGGAAAAAAGGATAAATAATAAAATTGAACATCATAAGGCCTCATCATCATGAGGCTTTTTTTTATGCATTTCAATCATATTGCGCTTACTTGAACGCTTCTGAATTTCAAACCGCAGATCCTGAAATTAACTTGATTATTGGTTACTCTACAATTCAAATTTAAAATTTTATATTTGTAATAACCGTTTGCGGAATAAATAACAAGATCATATATGGAATTCAGATGGAGTAAAAAAAAACTGACCATACAGCATATGAGCGTTCTCATGATCGCCTCTGTACTGGCTGTTTCATGCGGGAGTTCTAAAAATATGCCCGTAAAAAGAAAAAAATACACCGTAACCGTATCGAAATCGGAAGAGTTGAGAACTCTGAATTCTGATTTCAGCGGTAAAATTCCCCAATCTGTTGCCGAATTGCTGAGAGATGCAGAAAAGTATCTCGGTGCTCCTTACAAGTTCGGAGGCGATACTTCGTCCGGATTCGACTGTTCCGGACTTGCCCTTAAAGTCTTTGAAGAAAATGACTATAAGCTTCCCAGAAGATCTGCAGACCAATCCGAAACCGGAAAAAAAATCGACATCCGTGATGTAAAGCCCGGTGATTTGCTGTTCTTTGCCACTGCGGGAGGGAACCGGGTTTCCCATGTGGGGATAGTTCACGATATTGGCAAGGACGGAGAAGTAAAGTTCATCCATTCTTCCACCAGCAAAGGGGTCATTATTTCTTCCCTGAACGAAAAATACTGGAATAAGGCTTATCTGCATGCTCAAAGGGTTTTGTAGAATAGGAAGAACGGTTCAAAACCTTGACAGGGCTCAATAAACCCATACTTTCCAAATACCGCAGCAGTGAAAATATTTTGCTGAACTTTTTTGTATCTTTGGGCGCATAATTTTTTAATATATACTAGAAACATGTCGTTACAACAAACTATTGAAAATATCTGGGACAACAGGGACTTATTACAAAATGAAGACAGTCAGAAAGCTATCAGGGAAGTTATTGCTCTGGTAGACAAAGGAGAGCTTCGTACGGCCGAGCCTACGGAAAACGGATGGCAGGTCAATGAATGGGTTAAGAAAGCAGTCGTAATGTATTTCCCGATCCAGAAAATGGAAACGATAGAGGTAGGCCCTTTTGAATTCCATGACAAAATGCCTTTGAAGAGAAACTATGCTGAAAAAGGGGTGAGGGTTGTACCGCATGCAATAGCCAGGGAAGGTGCATACATTGCTCCCGGGGTAATTATGATGCCTTCTTACGTGAATATCGGTGCTTATGTAGATTCCGGAACCATGGTAGATACCTGGGCAACCGTAGGAAGCTGTGCACAGATCGGTAAAAACGTTCACCTGAGCGGCGGCGTTGGAATCGGTGGTGTTCTCGAACCTTTACAGGCAGCTCCGGTAATTATTGAAGATGATTGTTTCATTGGTTCAAGATGTATCGTTGTAGAAGGCGTTCATGTAGAAAAAGAAGCTGTTTTGGGGGCGAATGTAGTGCTTACTGCATCAACGAAAATTATTGACGTTACCGGTGATGAACCGATTGAAATCAAGGGAAGGGTTCCGGCCCGTTCCGTAGTGATCCCTGGAAGCTATACCAAACAGTATCCTGCCGGAGAATATCAGGTGCCATGTGCACTGATCATCGGAAAAAGAAAAGAGTCTACAGATAAGAAGACTTCCCTGAATGACGCTTTGAGAGAGAATAATGTAGCGGTTTAATTCAATACCACCAATATCTACGATCTTGAAAGAGAAATTTTTAAAAATAATCCTAAACCCTAAATATATATTTGGGGTTTATCTTATTATATCCGTGGTTACGGCTATTTCCAAGTATTTCCGTGGAAATTATGCGATCAACAATTACCTGATTTTTAAGAACGTTTTTTTTAATACCCTTCATGGTAAAAACCTGTTCATCCACTATCCGGACCTGTACTTTGACCTGAACCATTACGGGGTATTTTTCAGCCTGCTGATTGCTCCGTTTGCAGTAATGCCGGACTGGCTCGGT
This genomic window contains:
- a CDS encoding C40 family peptidase; protein product: MEFRWSKKKLTIQHMSVLMIASVLAVSCGSSKNMPVKRKKYTVTVSKSEELRTLNSDFSGKIPQSVAELLRDAEKYLGAPYKFGGDTSSGFDCSGLALKVFEENDYKLPRRSADQSETGKKIDIRDVKPGDLLFFATAGGNRVSHVGIVHDIGKDGEVKFIHSSTSKGVIISSLNEKYWNKAYLHAQRVL
- a CDS encoding 2,3,4,5-tetrahydropyridine-2,6-dicarboxylate N-succinyltransferase — its product is MSLQQTIENIWDNRDLLQNEDSQKAIREVIALVDKGELRTAEPTENGWQVNEWVKKAVVMYFPIQKMETIEVGPFEFHDKMPLKRNYAEKGVRVVPHAIAREGAYIAPGVIMMPSYVNIGAYVDSGTMVDTWATVGSCAQIGKNVHLSGGVGIGGVLEPLQAAPVIIEDDCFIGSRCIVVEGVHVEKEAVLGANVVLTASTKIIDVTGDEPIEIKGRVPARSVVIPGSYTKQYPAGEYQVPCALIIGKRKESTDKKTSLNDALRENNVAV